The Oncorhynchus tshawytscha isolate Ot180627B linkage group LG08, Otsh_v2.0, whole genome shotgun sequence genome window below encodes:
- the LOC121846979 gene encoding octapeptide-repeat protein T2-like: MQKEKEGGRMLMRGMKKEKEGGRMFIRGMQKEKEGGRMLMRGMQKEKEGGRMLMRGMQKEKEGGRMLMRGMQKEKEGGRMLMRGMQKEKEGGRMLMRGMQKEKEGGRMFIRGMQKEKEGGRMFIRGNAEGEGRGQDVDEGDAEGEGRGQNVY; the protein is encoded by the coding sequence AtgcagaaggagaaggaagggggCAGGATGTTGATGAGGGGGatgaagaaggagaaggaagggggCAGAATGTTTATTAGGGGAAtgcagaaggagaaggaagggggCAGGATGTTGATGAGGGGGAtgcagaaggagaaggaagggggCAGGATGTTGATGAGGGGAAtgcagaaggagaaggaagggggCAGGATGTTGATGAGGGGGAtgcagaaggagaaggaagggggCAGGATGTTGATGAGGGGAAtgcagaaggagaaggaagggggCAGGATGTTGATGAGGGGGAtgcagaaggagaaggaagggggCAGAATGTTTATTAGGGGGAtgcagaaggagaaggaagggggCAGAATGTTTATTAGGGGGAAtgcagaaggagaaggaagggggCAGGATGTTGATGAGGGGGAtgcagaaggagaaggaagggggCAGAATGTTTATTAG